The nucleotide sequence TTTAACTACGAAGTTACTGtgatcaataatattaataaatactctAATACACGcggaagttaaaaaataaagttctaCAAATAAAGTGGCATAGcaagtaataaaaaacagaGCATTGCTATGGTGAAATTGCTAACAAAGGAAATTACGAAAAGTtacaatttcataatattaaacattttcgtagttaaaattctttgcaagagaaatatttcaataaacctATCTCATACCACCTAGTACATCAATAAAGTCATTAACGATAAAAGCAATTTTACGCATGAACTAACTGTTTTTTCCGTTCGCTGCCTGTAAGTATTTATGATGTTTTTCATTGTCGATGTTAGTTTTCAATTTGTATGGTAACTTTGATATAATGGAACTTGTggtagataaattaaataagacaaaataaaataaatatcaaaatgcaTTATGCTTGaggatgatataaaaataaataaatatgttaatagtTTTACTGACTTGTAAGTAAGTATTGCACTTGTGTTTgtgatatttgtatttattacttttatatattattaatcttGAAATGATCTGttatgctcttccagcttctaTTTTCCTCACCACTTATACTTATATCAGTAGCTCCAAATCatgagtgaataggcatcttctaggcaagtgcTTTCGTCACAATGCTATATTATCACTTATCATAAGGTCGGAATGCACCCAATCCCTcgtctataaattaaaaaaaaaatactcacgtgtgtaagaaaaatatatcttcttgTTACAGTGCGTCTATATTTACTTACGAGTATAGCTTGTGCAATGTCAGTTTGTAAGTGTACCACAAAATGGCCTGATCCGATAAAGGGATTAGCGTATCTCGATAATCCGGTAGAGTCCGGATTCCCGGGCCACTGGCTCCCGATAAACCTCATTAAACGAATCATGGAAACACGGGCTCGCACATTAGAACCAAATGTGGATAAGTTTGTTAAATTGTTTCACGTTGCTGCATCAAAAAAACCACTGTCCTTACATCAAACGAATAAGAAGAACGTAGAAAATACTCATGATGTTATGTCAACAAAATCAATAGTTAATATGTCAACTTCGAAAATCTTAGAAACTGTAACGTCTAAGATGAAAGAAATAGTCCCGAAAATAGCTTTTGTAGAATCTTTAATAACTGAATTTACTACTAAGAATAAGAACTTTGTCCACAACGGTTTAAATACTACTGCTATACATTTAAGCACAAGTACACATTTAGTCACAACAGAATTACTTACTAAAGTCTCTTCACCTCGAGGCGCGAATCCTGAGGAATCCTCTGAAGTAGTTGATTTGAATACACCAGCGGAACTACATAAGGATGCAGTATTGGCAGTACCTCATAC is from Pararge aegeria chromosome 19, ilParAegt1.1, whole genome shotgun sequence and encodes:
- the LOC120632356 gene encoding cell wall protein DAN4-like isoform X2, whose translation is MRLYLLTSIACAMSVCKCTTKWPDPIKGLAYLDNPVESGFPGHWLPINLIKRIMETRARTLEPNVDKFVKLFHVAASKKPLSLHQTNKKNVENTHDVMSTKSIVNMSTSKILETVTSKMKEIVPKIAFVESLITEFTTKNKNFVHNGLNTTAIHLSTSTHLVTTELLTKVSSPRGANPEESSEVVDLNTPAELHKDAVLAVPHTFQLSSLEGKPTNMLSTLSFYETVTSSANPNPTTSTVSISTIPYTTIDFTTNSTEFMSTSESVTSMMESTISFTEDTTSKTEFTITTTEPTTRSTESITSTNESTTSTSESTTSSTESSISTTESTTSSTASTISTTETTMKSTTVLTTLTSPTTTKTMETGNPFY
- the LOC120632356 gene encoding cell wall protein DAN4-like isoform X1, with the translated sequence MLIVLLTLRLYLLTSIACAMSVCKCTTKWPDPIKGLAYLDNPVESGFPGHWLPINLIKRIMETRARTLEPNVDKFVKLFHVAASKKPLSLHQTNKKNVENTHDVMSTKSIVNMSTSKILETVTSKMKEIVPKIAFVESLITEFTTKNKNFVHNGLNTTAIHLSTSTHLVTTELLTKVSSPRGANPEESSEVVDLNTPAELHKDAVLAVPHTFQLSSLEGKPTNMLSTLSFYETVTSSANPNPTTSTVSISTIPYTTIDFTTNSTEFMSTSESVTSMMESTISFTEDTTSKTEFTITTTEPTTRSTESITSTNESTTSTSESTTSSTESSISTTESTTSSTASTISTTETTMKSTTVLTTLTSPTTTKTMETGNPFY